One region of Exiguobacterium acetylicum genomic DNA includes:
- a CDS encoding sensor histidine kinase, which produces MLESIRKRLTLLFSGSFFLVLVLILIGVYVTNAQLLNRMELNQLKGVSDRDIFERIEHGEYQFIRNPIYFQLLDGSGNERYASLPPDVESKTLRRFLSSNDTTQQVEWDDRHFLLYQRSTEEGRLLLMKDISPTEDTLQRLIAVLAGIAVLATVVLTLVGYILAGRAVIPVQQAFDRQRRFTSDASHELRTPLTIVYSGIELLEAESLSNEGRTILEDIKAETAGMQYLVTDLLLLAREGQPSPKQEVDLSSLVQKTVERFQHAYLDRVIHASIMPDLRMKGDAHQLNRLLTVFLENALVYSDDVIDVSLNETATERQLTIQDRGIGIASDQQTKIFERFYRGDHSRHGTGTGLGLSIAQSIVEQHGGTISIDSTLGEGTRFIIHFPTL; this is translated from the coding sequence ATGCTTGAATCGATTCGAAAACGACTGACCTTGTTATTCAGCGGTTCGTTCTTTCTTGTACTAGTCCTCATCCTGATTGGTGTGTATGTCACGAACGCTCAATTGCTGAATCGAATGGAATTGAATCAATTGAAGGGCGTATCTGATCGAGATATCTTCGAACGGATCGAGCATGGGGAATATCAATTCATTCGAAATCCGATTTACTTCCAGTTACTCGATGGTTCAGGAAACGAACGCTATGCAAGTCTGCCGCCAGACGTCGAGTCTAAAACACTACGCCGTTTTTTAAGCTCGAATGATACGACGCAACAAGTGGAATGGGATGATCGACACTTCTTACTGTATCAACGAAGTACCGAAGAAGGACGACTACTACTGATGAAGGACATTTCTCCGACCGAAGATACCTTACAACGATTGATTGCCGTTCTTGCGGGGATTGCGGTGCTCGCAACGGTTGTCCTAACACTAGTCGGATACATCCTTGCTGGTCGAGCCGTCATTCCGGTGCAACAAGCATTCGATCGCCAACGTCGTTTTACGTCCGATGCTTCACATGAACTACGGACACCTCTGACAATTGTCTATAGCGGAATTGAATTGCTAGAAGCGGAATCACTTTCGAATGAAGGACGTACGATTCTAGAGGACATTAAAGCAGAAACGGCAGGCATGCAGTATTTGGTCACCGATTTATTATTGCTTGCGCGAGAAGGACAGCCGTCCCCAAAACAGGAAGTTGACCTCAGTTCACTCGTTCAAAAGACTGTCGAACGTTTTCAGCACGCCTACTTGGATCGCGTCATCCACGCCTCGATAATGCCTGACTTACGCATGAAAGGGGATGCCCATCAATTAAACCGCTTATTGACGGTCTTTCTTGAGAATGCTCTTGTCTACAGTGATGATGTCATCGATGTCTCATTAAACGAAACAGCCACAGAACGCCAGTTGACGATACAGGACCGCGGAATCGGTATCGCTTCCGATCAACAAACTAAAATATTCGAGCGCTTTTACCGAGGGGACCATTCACGTCACGGAACAGGAACCGGTCTTGGGTTATCGATTGCTCAATCCATTGTGGAGCAACATGGTGGAACGATTTCCATTGATTCAACATTAGGTGAAGGTACACGGTTCATCATTCATTTCCCAACTCTTTAA
- a CDS encoding DUF2231 domain-containing protein, producing MLGNVPLHPLLVHAPIALLLFATILLLVSLKWTQFKLFALFTLVVGLISGVAAYLSGDGAEEYAEANLSSVTHAAIENHEHFALFSLVAFGVSLLFLLLGYRSNKKMFLLLSFVVAIVGSGLLAYTGHLGGQMVYAK from the coding sequence ATGTTGGGAAATGTACCGCTTCATCCGCTTCTTGTCCATGCACCGATTGCACTTTTGTTATTCGCGACGATCTTATTACTCGTCAGCCTGAAATGGACGCAATTCAAACTGTTTGCCCTTTTTACGTTGGTCGTCGGTCTGATTTCTGGAGTTGCCGCCTATTTGTCTGGAGACGGGGCAGAAGAGTATGCGGAAGCGAATTTAAGTAGCGTCACCCATGCTGCCATCGAAAATCATGAGCATTTCGCGTTATTCAGCCTTGTTGCCTTTGGTGTCTCGCTGTTATTTCTTTTGTTGGGTTACCGCTCGAACAAAAAAATGTTTTTATTACTCAGTTTCGTCGTTGCCATCGTCGGTAGCGGACTACTTGCTTATACTGGTCATCTCGGTGGTCAAATGGTCTATGCCAAATAA
- a CDS encoding DEAD/DEAH box helicase, whose translation MSTFETLHISDLWIKKLQKQGIKEPTPIQEQAIPSLLDGRDLIGQAQTGTGKTLAFLLPILEQIDVESQTVQALIVAPTRELARQIADETHKLIRNTEQYRALAVYGGQDVFKQIQRLGRMPQIIIGTPGRILDHVGRGTLDLSELRTLVLDEADQMLQIGFLPEIEDIIEAAPVDRQFVMLSATMPPKVEELAKTYLRNPVEVQVEAESITVEAIEQFVVETTDRRKQATLRTMLDEMRPYAAIIFCRTQRRVSKLNEELQMQGYPTDELHGGLTQGKREKAMAKFYQGKTQFLIATDVASRGLDVTGVTHVFNYDLPDDAESYVHRIGRTGRAGNDGIAVSIVTPKDGRTFRDMERELNISVTPIVVELSEEAIRAQHDQSKGSRKTTEGRGNTRRSNNRRPGRAHRK comes from the coding sequence ATGTCAACATTTGAAACATTACACATCAGTGACCTGTGGATAAAAAAATTACAAAAACAAGGCATCAAGGAGCCAACACCGATTCAAGAACAGGCGATTCCGTCATTACTTGACGGACGCGACTTGATTGGTCAGGCGCAAACGGGAACAGGGAAGACGTTAGCATTTCTCTTACCAATCCTTGAGCAAATTGATGTCGAATCACAAACGGTTCAAGCATTGATCGTCGCACCGACACGCGAACTTGCGCGTCAAATTGCCGATGAGACGCATAAACTGATTCGGAATACGGAACAGTACCGTGCGCTTGCTGTATATGGCGGACAAGACGTCTTTAAACAGATTCAACGTCTCGGTCGGATGCCACAAATCATCATCGGAACACCAGGACGGATTCTTGACCACGTCGGTCGCGGCACACTTGATTTAAGTGAATTACGGACGCTTGTCTTGGATGAGGCGGACCAAATGCTACAAATCGGTTTCTTGCCAGAAATCGAAGACATCATCGAAGCAGCACCGGTCGATCGTCAATTCGTCATGTTATCCGCAACGATGCCACCGAAAGTAGAGGAACTGGCGAAAACGTATTTGCGTAATCCAGTCGAAGTACAGGTGGAAGCGGAAAGTATTACTGTTGAAGCAATCGAACAGTTCGTCGTCGAGACGACGGATCGCCGCAAACAAGCGACACTGCGGACGATGCTTGACGAGATGCGTCCGTACGCAGCAATCATTTTCTGCCGTACACAACGTCGCGTCAGTAAATTGAACGAAGAACTGCAGATGCAAGGGTATCCGACGGATGAATTGCACGGTGGACTAACGCAAGGGAAACGGGAAAAAGCGATGGCGAAGTTCTATCAAGGAAAAACACAATTCCTGATCGCAACAGATGTTGCTTCTCGTGGACTTGATGTGACAGGTGTGACACACGTCTTTAACTATGATTTACCGGACGATGCGGAAAGCTACGTTCACCGAATCGGTCGGACAGGACGTGCTGGGAACGACGGAATTGCCGTTTCCATCGTGACGCCAAAAGATGGTCGGACGTTCCGTGATATGGAGCGGGAATTGAACATCTCGGTCACGCCGATTGTCGTCGAATTGTCTGAAGAAGCGATTCGCGCACAACACGATCAAAGTAAAGGATCACGGAAGACGACAGAAGGACGCGGAAACACGCGTCGTTCGAATAACCGTCGCCCGGGACGTGCACATCGTAAATAA
- a CDS encoding DUF3817 domain-containing protein: protein MLRTTLGQFRMIAILEGISFLVLLLIAMPLKYMADIPQAVSVVGALHGVLFVMYALWLAVVKFKYDWSIVKAGIAFIASFIPFGTFVLDWKLKQEATNA, encoded by the coding sequence ATGTTAAGAACTACGCTTGGGCAATTCCGAATGATTGCGATACTAGAAGGAATTTCGTTTTTAGTCTTACTGTTGATTGCGATGCCGTTGAAGTATATGGCAGATATTCCGCAAGCTGTTTCGGTCGTGGGTGCACTTCACGGTGTCTTGTTCGTCATGTATGCACTTTGGCTTGCAGTCGTTAAATTCAAATATGATTGGTCGATCGTTAAGGCAGGGATTGCGTTCATCGCATCATTCATCCCGTTTGGTACATTCGTACTCGACTGGAAACTAAAACAGGAAGCAACAAACGCGTAA
- a CDS encoding ring-cleaving dioxygenase has product MELLGIHHVSILTGMAERNYQFYTQILGMRLIKKTVNQDDTTSYHLFYGDAEGNPGTDLTFFDIPHLGTGVPGASSISSTSLRVKTTAALHFWKQRFEAKGVDHDEIVERAGRRTLAFRDQEGTRLILVAEDGEVGVAGGVPWPQEEIPSEHAIVGLGAVTLTVNDPTLTIRVLTEVMGFRKVGSYPSLAGEFAPIEVYATGEGGIGAEVHIEARPDLDRERLGRGGVHHVAFRVPNSDEYEKWVERLNAYHLPNSGKVDRHYFQALYFREPNHILFELSTDTPGFATDESVETLGETLALPPFLEPKRAAIEARLRPLEI; this is encoded by the coding sequence ATGGAATTACTCGGAATTCATCATGTATCAATTTTAACAGGCATGGCGGAACGCAATTATCAATTCTACACACAAATACTTGGCATGCGTCTGATCAAAAAGACTGTCAATCAAGATGACACGACATCGTATCATTTGTTTTATGGGGACGCGGAAGGGAATCCAGGAACGGACTTGACGTTTTTTGATATTCCGCATCTTGGAACGGGCGTACCGGGGGCATCGAGTATCTCTTCGACATCGCTTCGTGTCAAAACAACGGCTGCACTTCATTTTTGGAAACAACGTTTTGAAGCGAAAGGTGTGGATCACGATGAAATCGTCGAGCGAGCAGGGCGTCGAACACTCGCTTTTCGTGATCAGGAAGGAACACGTTTGATTCTCGTCGCGGAAGATGGTGAGGTAGGTGTCGCAGGTGGTGTACCATGGCCACAAGAAGAGATTCCATCGGAGCATGCGATCGTTGGACTAGGAGCCGTCACATTGACGGTCAACGATCCAACGTTGACGATCCGTGTACTGACGGAAGTCATGGGATTCCGAAAAGTAGGTTCTTATCCATCTTTAGCAGGTGAATTTGCACCGATTGAAGTCTATGCAACGGGAGAAGGTGGTATAGGAGCAGAGGTTCATATCGAGGCACGTCCAGATCTCGATCGAGAACGTCTTGGTCGTGGTGGCGTCCATCACGTCGCGTTCCGAGTGCCGAACAGTGATGAATATGAAAAGTGGGTCGAACGCCTGAATGCCTATCACTTACCGAACTCTGGTAAAGTCGATCGTCACTATTTCCAAGCTCTTTACTTCCGGGAACCGAACCATATCTTATTTGAACTCTCGACGGATACACCGGGATTCGCGACGGATGAGTCGGTTGAAACGTTAGGGGAGACGCTTGCGTTACCACCGTTTCTTGAACCAAAGCGAGCTGCCATCGAAGCGCGGTTACGTCCACTCGAAATCTGA
- a CDS encoding cold-shock protein: MNTGKVKWFNAEKGFGFIEVEGGEDVFVHFSAITGEGFKTLDEGQEVEFEITEGARGAQAANVVKL; encoded by the coding sequence ATGAACACAGGTAAAGTAAAATGGTTTAACGCAGAAAAAGGTTTCGGTTTCATCGAAGTTGAAGGCGGAGAAGACGTATTCGTACATTTCTCAGCAATCACTGGTGAAGGCTTCAAAACTCTTGACGAAGGTCAAGAAGTTGAGTTCGAAATCACTGAAGGCGCACGTGGAGCACAAGCTGCTAACGTCGTAAAACTTTAA
- a CDS encoding immune inhibitor A domain-containing protein, producing MGKKKQLSLAVLSGITAAAFAVGPVLPGGQVTSVQAAEKVAPGAPMDLNTVDQDRLAKVLEKRGVISKAASAEAKQQAVQKYLDKKANGKPAADHDHDHESSKEAAFDKKTKDFLTKQKEQLAKQLKKKHGNYKKGNPNGFVKVDKAKQAAYNGATRTDKVLVLLVEYSDFKHNNVVQEPGYMYSDDFNQKHYQDLMFGDKEFKLFNGDKVKTFKQYYEEQSGGSYSVDGTVSNWLTVPGTAKDYGSDDPKGGNDNLPGAKGPRGLVKDSLAAAVKAGINLADYDKFDQYDMDGDGNLNEPDGLVDHLMIIHAGTGQEAGGGKLGDDAIWSHRWTLDGVHPVENTTASVDYWDGKMAAFDYTVQPEDGAVGVFAHEFGHDLGLPDEYDTQYTGQGEPVASWSIMSGGSWNGNIAGTEPTSFSPQNKEFFQNVMGGNWANIQQIDFDSLTKAGTASYLDQSVTKSKNPGIIKVNLPKKPVKGIAPAFGQKYYYSTKGNDLKTSMTSPEFDLTNAKEAKFDFKTLYDVEYNYDFLTVTATAGGQSKIIDKIGDEDTDGDQRADSTKGAWVDKSYDLSEFAGKKVTLKFEYVGDAGLALDGFALDNAKLTVDGKVVFEDDAEGTPKFTLNGFIASNGFSYADNAYYLEWRNYAGSDKALEHARGVKYNTGLVVWYGDSSFDNNWVGVHPGEGFLGVVDSHPEAIVGTLNGKPVTTGSTRYQIADAAFSYDKAPAWLIDSPSRGTYDYKGLPGVTKFDDSKSYINQLIPDAGKLLPNNGLKIQVIGEAKDNSAGAVWIHR from the coding sequence GTGGGAAAAAAGAAACAGCTTAGCCTAGCCGTTCTGTCTGGAATTACGGCAGCTGCGTTTGCTGTTGGTCCGGTCTTACCTGGTGGGCAGGTAACGTCTGTACAAGCAGCAGAAAAAGTAGCACCTGGTGCACCGATGGACTTGAACACGGTCGATCAGGATCGATTAGCAAAAGTGCTTGAAAAACGTGGGGTCATCTCAAAAGCAGCTTCAGCAGAAGCGAAACAACAAGCCGTTCAAAAGTATCTGGACAAAAAGGCGAACGGAAAACCGGCCGCTGATCATGATCACGATCATGAATCCAGTAAAGAAGCCGCATTCGATAAGAAAACAAAGGACTTCTTAACAAAACAAAAAGAACAACTTGCTAAACAATTGAAGAAAAAACACGGGAACTACAAAAAAGGCAATCCGAATGGCTTCGTCAAAGTGGATAAAGCAAAACAGGCAGCCTATAACGGCGCAACACGGACGGATAAAGTCCTTGTCCTCCTCGTCGAGTACAGCGACTTCAAGCATAACAACGTCGTTCAAGAGCCTGGATATATGTATTCAGATGACTTCAACCAAAAACATTATCAAGATTTAATGTTTGGTGATAAAGAATTCAAGCTCTTCAACGGAGACAAAGTAAAGACGTTCAAGCAATATTATGAAGAACAATCAGGTGGTAGTTATTCAGTCGATGGTACGGTATCGAATTGGTTAACAGTTCCTGGAACAGCAAAAGATTATGGTTCTGATGATCCAAAAGGCGGGAACGATAACCTTCCTGGAGCAAAAGGACCACGTGGTCTCGTTAAAGATTCGTTAGCTGCAGCTGTTAAAGCTGGCATCAACTTAGCAGATTACGATAAGTTTGACCAGTACGATATGGATGGAGACGGCAACTTGAATGAGCCAGACGGTCTCGTCGATCACTTGATGATCATTCATGCTGGTACAGGACAAGAAGCAGGCGGCGGTAAACTTGGTGACGACGCGATCTGGTCGCACCGCTGGACGCTAGATGGTGTTCATCCTGTAGAAAACACGACAGCAAGCGTCGATTATTGGGACGGCAAGATGGCTGCATTTGATTACACAGTCCAACCAGAAGATGGCGCAGTTGGTGTCTTCGCGCACGAATTTGGTCATGATCTTGGACTTCCTGATGAGTACGATACACAGTACACAGGTCAAGGTGAGCCAGTTGCGTCTTGGTCGATCATGAGTGGTGGTAGCTGGAATGGTAACATCGCTGGAACAGAGCCAACAAGTTTCTCACCACAAAACAAAGAGTTCTTCCAAAATGTGATGGGTGGAAACTGGGCGAACATCCAACAGATTGATTTTGATTCACTCACTAAGGCAGGGACGGCATCGTACCTCGACCAAAGCGTAACGAAATCAAAAAATCCAGGAATCATCAAGGTTAACTTACCGAAAAAACCGGTGAAAGGTATCGCGCCGGCGTTCGGTCAAAAATATTACTACAGTACAAAAGGAAATGATTTGAAAACGTCGATGACATCACCAGAATTCGATTTAACGAATGCAAAAGAAGCGAAATTCGACTTCAAGACACTATATGACGTTGAATACAACTATGACTTCTTGACTGTCACGGCAACTGCCGGTGGTCAATCAAAAATCATCGACAAAATCGGTGATGAAGATACAGATGGCGATCAGCGCGCTGATTCGACAAAAGGTGCATGGGTTGATAAATCGTATGATCTGAGCGAATTTGCTGGTAAAAAAGTCACGTTGAAGTTCGAATATGTCGGTGATGCGGGTCTCGCACTTGACGGATTCGCACTTGATAACGCGAAGTTGACAGTTGACGGTAAAGTCGTCTTCGAAGATGATGCAGAAGGCACTCCGAAATTCACATTGAATGGTTTCATCGCTTCAAATGGTTTCTCTTATGCTGATAACGCATACTACCTCGAATGGCGTAACTATGCAGGCTCGGATAAAGCACTCGAGCATGCACGTGGCGTCAAGTACAACACAGGTCTTGTCGTCTGGTACGGTGACTCGAGCTTTGACAATAACTGGGTTGGCGTACACCCAGGTGAAGGATTCCTTGGAGTTGTCGACTCGCACCCTGAAGCAATCGTTGGAACACTCAACGGTAAACCGGTCACGACAGGAAGCACACGTTACCAGATCGCAGATGCTGCTTTCAGCTACGATAAGGCACCTGCATGGCTCATCGATTCGCCATCACGTGGAACATACGACTACAAAGGTCTACCAGGTGTGACGAAGTTTGATGATTCGAAATCGTACATCAACCAGTTGATTCCGGACGCAGGGAAATTGCTTCCGAACAACGGGCTGAAGATTCAAGTCATCGGTGAAGCGAAAGATAACTCTGCTGGAGCAGTCTGGATCCACCGTTAA
- a CDS encoding HD domain-containing phosphohydrolase, with the protein MSALRHFERHLLRNYLIGSFVAVFGVGCLFIFETLTFTGIEQLILIGIMAMSVSLMFSLEYMLYSRHVASLRRFFENDIPSLVSFQEAYQTTHRFPVLTVQRIMGPHFLGLSVPASLLTALAISQGWLQMPYYLIGLACFGAVLVAILHALIEFFLTYRVTERMLLTLENYAVEHGFDFPKKTTVVTLKQKMLISTLIIGVFPVMLFVLASAVQLTENESLRSYWSWATLILIVILSVATFCSLLLYENIRKPIATLQQGIQDVESNRLVSLPNPYSDEFSHLVSGFNLMMEGIKKRDAENEQLLDSLFTLFAATLDARDPYTAGHSVRVAAYSVEIATAANLPNEQIELLRKSALLHDIGKIGIRDDVLLKEGRLTDEEFQIIQQHPVIGVHILSQVQLPKTLQPILPGVKYHHERYDGKGYPEGLIGEDIPLFGRIMAIADAYDAMTSDRPYRKGMPVEKALSILEEGMGTQWDATFTRLFLDLKRSPVEDVS; encoded by the coding sequence ATGAGCGCTTTACGACATTTTGAACGTCATTTACTTAGAAACTACCTGATTGGTTCATTCGTCGCTGTCTTCGGCGTCGGTTGCCTATTTATTTTCGAGACGCTTACCTTCACCGGAATAGAACAATTGATTTTAATCGGTATCATGGCTATGTCCGTCAGTCTGATGTTTTCACTGGAATACATGCTCTACTCCCGACATGTCGCTTCCTTACGTCGCTTTTTCGAAAACGATATTCCTTCGCTCGTCTCGTTTCAAGAAGCCTATCAAACGACACATCGTTTTCCGGTACTGACTGTACAGCGCATCATGGGACCACACTTTTTAGGTCTTTCCGTTCCTGCTTCACTTCTGACAGCCCTGGCGATCTCTCAAGGGTGGTTACAGATGCCGTACTATTTAATTGGTCTTGCTTGTTTTGGTGCGGTCCTCGTCGCCATCCTTCATGCTTTGATTGAGTTTTTTCTTACTTATCGTGTTACCGAACGTATGCTACTCACTTTAGAAAACTATGCGGTTGAACACGGATTTGATTTTCCTAAAAAAACGACGGTCGTCACACTAAAGCAAAAAATGCTCATCAGTACACTGATCATCGGTGTTTTTCCCGTCATGCTGTTCGTTCTCGCTTCAGCTGTCCAGTTAACGGAAAATGAGAGCCTTCGCTCTTACTGGAGTTGGGCGACACTCATTTTAATCGTCATCTTATCCGTTGCGACGTTTTGTAGTCTTCTTCTCTATGAAAACATCCGTAAACCAATCGCTACCCTGCAACAAGGGATTCAAGATGTCGAAAGCAATCGACTCGTCTCGTTACCGAATCCGTATTCGGACGAGTTCTCCCACCTCGTTTCTGGTTTCAACTTGATGATGGAAGGTATCAAAAAGCGTGATGCGGAAAACGAACAGTTACTCGATAGTTTGTTCACCTTATTCGCTGCGACACTAGATGCCCGCGATCCTTACACAGCCGGTCATTCCGTTCGTGTCGCTGCCTATTCAGTCGAAATTGCTACCGCTGCTAATCTTCCCAATGAACAAATCGAATTGTTACGTAAATCCGCACTGTTACATGACATTGGAAAAATTGGGATTCGAGACGATGTGTTATTGAAAGAAGGACGTCTTACCGATGAAGAATTTCAAATCATCCAGCAACATCCAGTCATTGGCGTGCACATTCTATCGCAAGTTCAGCTTCCAAAGACGTTACAACCGATTCTTCCTGGGGTAAAGTACCATCACGAACGCTACGACGGAAAGGGGTATCCGGAAGGTCTTATAGGAGAGGACATCCCACTCTTTGGTCGGATCATGGCGATTGCTGATGCCTATGATGCAATGACATCCGATCGTCCCTACCGTAAGGGAATGCCCGTGGAAAAAGCTTTATCTATCTTAGAAGAAGGCATGGGTACACAATGGGACGCTACCTTTACGCGTCTATTTCTAGATTTGAAGCGTTCGCCCGTCGAGGACGTGTCATAA
- a CDS encoding GyrI-like domain-containing protein, which produces MHPKIVERHEFYFVGLGLTCEENELHTLMPELWREFSRRSHEIPAKPDSYPLDISLERNGTKYSQCVGYPVASLDGIPKGMKGHRIPAARYVFWKHEGPDIEIWKSFEKIQRFASKQGIELDPHDFKIDETRDDVHHLYQRIR; this is translated from the coding sequence ATGCATCCAAAAATCGTTGAACGCCATGAATTTTATTTTGTTGGACTTGGACTGACTTGCGAAGAAAATGAACTGCATACGCTGATGCCGGAACTCTGGCGTGAATTTTCAAGACGTTCGCATGAGATTCCTGCGAAGCCGGATAGTTATCCGCTCGACATCTCCCTTGAACGAAACGGAACAAAATATTCGCAATGTGTCGGGTATCCTGTTGCATCACTTGATGGAATTCCAAAAGGAATGAAGGGTCACCGGATTCCTGCTGCGCGTTATGTCTTCTGGAAGCATGAAGGACCGGATATCGAAATTTGGAAATCGTTCGAGAAAATCCAACGCTTCGCTTCAAAACAAGGAATTGAGCTTGATCCACATGATTTTAAAATTGATGAGACCCGAGATGACGTCCACCATCTCTACCAACGCATTCGCTGA
- a CDS encoding M4 family metallopeptidase, with protein sequence MKKFLATSLVASVLVVPTVVGAEGLQSGKLTKASSEPAATIVKDFVNKKGDFAVQNVEKDGSSQIVRLQQEVDGVPVFGSVVVGNVAKDGTLKAVVNDAINVKGKPGLAKKATLSEKKAIKLYQKAIKASEFEVAPKAELVIYPVKDDAVYAYKVTSTVLAGKEPSRWTYFIDANSGKVLNKFDQLAHATGTTVLGTSATFNTTLSGSTYYLQDTTRGKGVYTYDAKNRTSLPGTLWADADNVFNATYDRAAVSAHVNAAKTYDFYKNTYGRNSFDNAGARLNSTVHYSTNYNNAFWDGTKMVYGDGDGTTFVALSGALDVVAHELTHAVTEYTAGLVYQNESGAINEAVSDIMGTVAEYTVGSNFDWLVGEDIYTPGVSGDALRSMSNPAAYGDPDHYSKRYTGTQDNGGVHINSGIINKAAYLLGNGGTFYNVSVTGIGVPKLGAIYYRALNTYLTPNSNFSSLRAAVVQSAKDLYGSTSAEATAAAKSFDAVGVY encoded by the coding sequence TTGAAAAAGTTTCTCGCTACATCGCTTGTCGCAAGTGTACTTGTTGTTCCTACGGTAGTAGGTGCAGAAGGTCTTCAGTCTGGTAAGCTCACGAAAGCTTCGTCAGAACCAGCTGCAACGATTGTTAAAGATTTTGTGAACAAAAAAGGTGACTTTGCTGTTCAGAACGTCGAAAAAGACGGATCTTCACAGATCGTACGTCTCCAACAAGAAGTGGATGGCGTCCCTGTCTTTGGTAGTGTCGTCGTCGGGAACGTCGCGAAAGACGGTACTTTGAAAGCAGTCGTAAACGATGCGATCAACGTCAAAGGAAAACCAGGTCTCGCGAAAAAAGCAACGCTCTCTGAAAAGAAAGCGATCAAACTTTATCAAAAAGCAATCAAGGCTTCTGAATTCGAAGTCGCTCCAAAAGCAGAACTCGTCATCTATCCAGTAAAAGATGATGCTGTCTATGCATACAAAGTCACATCGACGGTCCTCGCGGGCAAAGAGCCATCACGTTGGACATACTTCATCGATGCGAACTCAGGTAAAGTACTTAACAAGTTCGACCAACTCGCTCACGCAACAGGTACGACAGTACTTGGCACAAGCGCAACGTTCAACACGACATTGAGCGGTTCAACGTACTATCTCCAAGATACGACTCGTGGTAAAGGTGTCTACACATACGACGCGAAAAACCGGACATCACTCCCAGGAACACTCTGGGCAGATGCAGATAACGTCTTCAACGCGACATATGACCGCGCTGCTGTCAGTGCACACGTCAACGCTGCAAAAACATATGATTTCTATAAAAACACATATGGTCGTAACAGCTTTGATAATGCTGGTGCCCGCTTGAACTCAACGGTCCACTATTCAACGAACTACAACAACGCATTCTGGGATGGAACGAAGATGGTCTATGGTGACGGAGATGGCACGACATTCGTTGCACTCTCAGGCGCACTTGACGTCGTCGCTCACGAATTGACGCACGCTGTCACAGAATACACAGCTGGTCTCGTATACCAAAATGAATCAGGTGCGATCAACGAAGCCGTTTCAGATATCATGGGTACAGTAGCTGAATATACAGTCGGATCGAACTTCGACTGGCTCGTAGGAGAAGACATCTACACACCTGGAGTCAGCGGTGACGCACTCCGTTCGATGTCTAACCCAGCTGCTTACGGTGATCCAGATCACTACTCTAAACGTTACACAGGTACACAAGATAACGGTGGTGTCCACATCAACTCTGGTATCATCAACAAAGCCGCTTACCTCCTCGGTAACGGTGGAACGTTCTACAACGTATCTGTCACAGGAATCGGTGTACCAAAACTCGGTGCGATTTACTACCGTGCTCTTAACACGTACTTGACTCCGAACTCGAACTTCAGCTCACTCCGTGCAGCAGTCGTTCAATCGGCAAAAGATCTTTACGGTTCAACAAGTGCAGAAGCAACAGCTGCAGCGAAATCATTTGATGCAGTAGGCGTCTACTAA